One genomic window of Halobellus limi includes the following:
- a CDS encoding DUF7344 domain-containing protein → MRTKDAADLHTLSNVFELLGNERRLCAILCLRESEDRMTVRNLATEIAAIEQDSRPGEVSEETVTRVYVSLLHTHLPRLYEMKVVEYHRATEYIAFSNNSPAVETVVDAVTDEYPSIAVEATV, encoded by the coding sequence ATGAGGACCAAAGACGCGGCCGATCTGCACACACTCAGCAACGTGTTCGAACTCCTGGGGAACGAGCGGCGACTCTGTGCGATCCTGTGTTTACGCGAATCCGAAGACCGGATGACCGTACGCAATCTCGCGACCGAGATCGCTGCCATCGAGCAGGATTCGCGCCCGGGGGAAGTCTCCGAGGAGACCGTTACCCGCGTGTACGTCTCGCTGCTCCACACGCACCTCCCGCGGTTGTACGAGATGAAAGTGGTCGAATATCACCGCGCTACCGAGTACATCGCGTTCTCGAACAACTCTCCGGCCGTCGAAACCGTCGTCGACGCCGTGACCGACGAATACCCCTCCATCGCCGTCGAGGCGACCGTGTGA
- the hisE gene encoding phosphoribosyl-ATP diphosphatase → MESDTPPAEVLDELFATIEERKETLPEGSYTASLFTHEKGENAVLEKLGEETTETILAAKDEEEEELLAESADLVYHLLVLLAMEDATLDDLRAELRERF, encoded by the coding sequence ATGGAGTCGGATACGCCGCCGGCGGAGGTCCTCGACGAGCTGTTCGCGACGATCGAGGAGCGAAAGGAGACGCTCCCGGAGGGGTCGTACACCGCCTCGCTTTTCACCCACGAGAAGGGGGAAAACGCCGTCTTGGAGAAGCTCGGCGAGGAGACGACCGAGACGATCCTGGCCGCGAAGGACGAGGAGGAGGAGGAACTGCTGGCGGAGAGCGCCGACCTCGTCTATCACTTGCTGGTCCTGCTCGCGATGGAGGACGCGACGCTGGACGACCTGCGGGCGGAACTTCGCGAGCGGTTCTGA
- a CDS encoding potassium channel family protein, translating to MTATLDVIIAGGGRVGFQTAELLADRGHDVTIIERDDRVVSDIADEWVATVIHGDATDPSIIEQAGVERADVIAALTGESGLNLAVCLAASELTPGIRTVARIDRAARESYTRFVDAVLFPERAGARVAANEISGSDVQTLADVTGSLDIMLVRVAEGAPAAGKQLTEVRFPAGTLVVSDENGERIARSDTTLSAGSRYVVAVEPDVADEVMNLLQG from the coding sequence ATGACCGCAACCCTCGACGTTATCATCGCCGGCGGCGGTAGAGTCGGCTTCCAAACAGCAGAACTGCTCGCAGACCGCGGCCACGACGTCACGATCATCGAACGCGACGACCGCGTGGTCTCCGACATCGCCGACGAGTGGGTCGCGACGGTGATCCACGGCGACGCGACCGACCCGTCGATCATCGAACAGGCCGGCGTCGAGCGGGCCGACGTGATCGCGGCGCTGACGGGCGAGAGCGGGCTGAACCTCGCGGTCTGTCTGGCCGCCTCGGAGCTCACTCCGGGCATTCGGACGGTCGCTCGAATCGACCGGGCGGCCCGCGAGTCCTACACCCGCTTCGTCGACGCCGTCCTGTTCCCCGAACGCGCCGGCGCTCGGGTGGCCGCGAACGAGATCAGCGGCAGCGACGTCCAGACGCTGGCGGACGTGACGGGCTCGCTCGACATCATGCTCGTTCGGGTCGCCGAGGGGGCGCCGGCGGCCGGCAAGCAACTCACCGAAGTCCGGTTCCCGGCGGGGACGCTCGTCGTCTCCGACGAGAACGGCGAGCGGATCGCGCGATCGGACACCACGCTCTCGGCCGGAAGCCGATACGTCGTCGCCGTCGAACCCGACGTCGCCGACGAAGTGATGAATCTCCTGCAGGGGTAG